A portion of the Gadus macrocephalus chromosome 10, ASM3116895v1 genome contains these proteins:
- the med7 gene encoding mediator of RNA polymerase II transcription subunit 7, producing the protein MGEPQQVSALPPPPVQYIKEYTDENIRKGLAPKPPPPIRDSYMMFGNQFQCDDLIIRPLESQGIERLHPMQFDHKRELKKLNMSILVNFLDLLDILIKSPGSLKREEKLEDIKLLFVHMHHLINEYRPHQARETLRVMMEVQKRQRLETAERFQKHLERVVEMIQGCLASLPDDLPQIEGPNGVGEGAKNASGAVIVSGSGQAPRLASEPMDVEEAGASSMAASQLDKRTTGSRVDKVWDKDAAMCSIIDEIA; encoded by the coding sequence ATGGGTGAACCACAGCAGGTGAGTGCCCTGCCCCCACCACCGGTGCAGTATATAAAGGAGTACACGGATGAAAACATTCGCAAAGGTCTGGCCCCCaaacctcctccacccatcagAGACAGCTATATGATGTTTGGCAACCAGTTCCAATGCGATGACCTCATCATCCGGCCCTTGGAGAGCCAAGGCATCGAGCGGCTCCACCCCATGCAGTTTGACCACAAGCGGGAGTTGAAGAAGCTCAACATGTCCATACTGGTGAACTTCCTGGACCTGCTTGACATCCTCATCAAGAGTCCCGGCAGCTTGAAGCGGGAGGAGAAGCTGGAGGACATTAAGCTGCTGTTTGTTCACATGCACCACCTCATCAACGAGTACCGACCACACCAGGCCAGGGAGACTCTGAGAGTGATGATGGAGGTGCAGAAGAGGCAGCGGCTGGAGACAGCCGAGCGGTTCCAGAAACACCTTGAGAGGGTGGTGGAGATGATCCAGGGTTGCCTGGCATCTCTGCCCGATGACTTGCCCCAAATTGAGGGCCCAAACGGGGTAGGTGAGGGAGCAAAGAACGCGTCTGGAGCCGTCATAGTCAGTGGCTCGGGCCAGGCGCCCAGACTTGCATCGGAACCTATGGACGTAGAAGAGGCCGGGGCGAGTTCTATGGCAGCTAGTCAGCTTGACAAGAGAACGACAGGCTCTAGGGTGGACAAAGTGTGGGACAAAGACGCTGCTATGTGCAGTATCATAGATGAGATTGCTTGA